From Paenibacillus polymyxa, the proteins below share one genomic window:
- a CDS encoding helix-turn-helix domain-containing protein, which yields MTKGNDQKNKFLLTHREREVFELLVQDKTTRDIAGQLFISEKTVRNHISNVMQKLNVKGRSQAVVELIRLGELKI from the coding sequence TTGACGAAGGGTAACGACCAGAAAAACAAGTTTTTGTTAACTCACCGTGAACGTGAAGTATTTGAACTGCTCGTGCAGGACAAAACAACGCGTGACATCGCCGGACAACTATTTATTAGTGAGAAGACGGTGCGTAACCATATTTCCAACGTAATGCAGAAACTGAACGTAAAAGGTCGTTCACAGGCGGTCGTAGAATTAATCAGGCTTGGCGAATTAAAAATCTGA
- a CDS encoding GT-D fold domain-containing glycosyltransferase: MTDPKYLEIDEVLKRLKLALDQHHPFSLIRIGDGENLVLAQDTVWPMEKVLQERWAVKANLGQKGLFLPNTELRDAVAEAVNKASVAGILPYDDESIKAPSYMKRELTDQVFAHYALSPALTCHACLNRYLAETPAFWNLLKNRRILLVTRTAAEVKPVLEAEPYGLHIAHTLAFHQYEQMPETLEWIATHKDDFDIALFSCGVNAVVLAQKTAELTGKVGIDFGKAVNIVMFGKAN; encoded by the coding sequence ATGACGGATCCAAAGTATCTGGAGATTGACGAGGTATTGAAACGTTTGAAGCTGGCACTCGATCAGCACCATCCCTTCTCACTCATACGTATTGGAGATGGCGAAAATTTGGTATTGGCTCAAGACACCGTCTGGCCGATGGAAAAGGTGTTACAGGAACGCTGGGCGGTCAAAGCCAATCTCGGCCAAAAGGGACTATTTCTGCCCAATACGGAACTACGAGACGCAGTGGCAGAGGCAGTGAACAAAGCCAGCGTCGCAGGCATTTTGCCATATGATGACGAGTCTATTAAGGCACCATCCTATATGAAGCGGGAGCTGACCGATCAGGTCTTTGCTCACTATGCTCTTTCCCCTGCGCTGACTTGCCATGCCTGCCTGAATCGATATTTGGCAGAGACACCCGCATTCTGGAACTTGCTGAAAAATCGACGCATTCTGCTGGTCACCCGGACAGCTGCTGAAGTAAAGCCTGTTCTTGAAGCCGAGCCATATGGGCTGCATATCGCGCACACGCTCGCATTCCATCAATATGAACAGATGCCAGAAACACTCGAATGGATCGCAACCCACAAAGATGACTTTGATATTGCGCTATTCTCTTGTGGTGTCAATGCAGTGGTGTTGGCGCAAAAAACAGCAGAATTAACTGGCAAAGTAGGTATAGACTTCGGCAAAGCGGTTAACATTGTCATGTTCGGCAAAGCGAATTAA
- a CDS encoding nucleotide sugar dehydrogenase: MKEVGILQLMERITKGTVKVAVIGLGYVGLPMAVEMAKAGYDVYGVDSDPVKVAKLLQGKSYIIDIGDDALKGLIGQQLHPVTDIKVLEHADIVVICVPTPLTDGHQPDTSYIETAIDQAIPHLRRQTLLILESTTYPGTTEELIRPVIEQRRGWTVGQDFYVCFSPERVDPGSVHFNIRNTPKVIGGCTPDCLAAGAGFYGSFLDQIVPVSSTTVAEAAKLFENTFRSVNIGMVNELTAACEKIGINIWEVLDAAATKPFGYMPFYPGPGIGGHCIPVDPLYLSWKSEQHGFPLEFVDLADRMNRRMPLYIAERIESMLAQEGKAINKANIILAGVAYKKDIDDVRESPALVLFEHLTKMGASVSFTDPYVSSFKLNGEEIPSRTANAQLWESADIVVITTDHSVVNYQQLVDHAPLVFDTRNATAHCTGGHVVILGQPGDGGGAAVG, encoded by the coding sequence ATGAAAGAGGTGGGTATTTTGCAGCTTATGGAAAGAATCACAAAAGGAACGGTAAAGGTGGCAGTGATCGGCCTCGGTTATGTAGGGCTGCCCATGGCAGTGGAAATGGCAAAGGCCGGTTATGATGTATATGGCGTGGATTCCGACCCCGTCAAAGTAGCCAAGCTACTTCAAGGAAAGTCGTACATCATAGACATTGGCGATGATGCATTGAAAGGTCTGATCGGGCAGCAATTGCATCCAGTTACGGATATCAAGGTGCTGGAGCATGCGGATATCGTCGTGATTTGTGTGCCTACGCCGCTAACGGACGGACATCAACCAGATACGTCCTATATTGAGACAGCCATTGATCAGGCCATACCTCATTTGCGTAGACAAACGCTGTTGATTTTGGAAAGTACCACCTATCCGGGAACGACCGAAGAACTGATTCGGCCAGTAATAGAGCAGCGCAGGGGATGGACAGTGGGTCAGGATTTTTATGTGTGCTTTTCACCGGAACGTGTCGACCCGGGCAGCGTCCATTTTAACATTCGCAACACCCCTAAGGTGATCGGCGGTTGCACACCGGATTGTCTGGCAGCAGGAGCAGGTTTTTACGGGTCTTTTTTGGATCAGATTGTTCCGGTTAGCTCGACAACTGTGGCTGAAGCCGCCAAGCTGTTTGAGAATACGTTTCGCAGTGTCAACATTGGAATGGTCAATGAGCTGACAGCAGCTTGTGAGAAAATTGGCATCAATATATGGGAGGTACTGGATGCAGCGGCAACCAAGCCGTTCGGCTACATGCCTTTCTATCCAGGACCAGGCATTGGGGGACACTGTATCCCGGTTGATCCGCTATATTTGTCGTGGAAATCGGAGCAGCATGGTTTTCCGCTGGAATTCGTAGATCTGGCAGACCGCATGAATCGGCGTATGCCGCTGTATATCGCGGAGCGAATCGAATCCATGCTCGCTCAGGAAGGGAAAGCCATAAACAAGGCCAATATTATTCTGGCAGGTGTGGCCTACAAAAAGGACATTGATGATGTTCGCGAATCCCCGGCGCTTGTCTTGTTCGAGCATCTAACTAAAATGGGCGCTTCGGTTAGCTTCACCGACCCGTATGTATCGAGTTTTAAGCTGAACGGTGAAGAAATTCCATCTCGGACGGCAAATGCCCAGCTGTGGGAAAGTGCAGATATCGTAGTCATCACGACAGACCATTCTGTGGTGAACTATCAACAGTTGGTTGACCATGCTCCGCTGGTCTTCGACACACGTAATGCGACTGCACACTGCACAGGTGGACATGTCGTGATCTTGGGGCAACCCGGTGACGGAGGGGGCGCCGCTGTTGGCTAA
- a CDS encoding methyltransferase domain-containing protein has protein sequence MMKFMKPLYDQKSHMYLLDAGCGEGSPSSHIQDKLTWKGITELTSVGMDLSKEGIVAAAKAYPHALWCVADLAHCPFANQQFDGILNILSPSNYAEFKRILSEDGCILKVIPEPYYLQELRCLYEQKKPTYSNDNILSRFKDSFNLLSAERVTYRFMLNADLVEPLLHMTPLSWGATEADWQRMQEIDLPYVTVDLLILCGKK, from the coding sequence ATGATGAAGTTTATGAAACCCCTGTACGATCAAAAATCACATATGTACTTGCTGGATGCAGGTTGCGGGGAAGGTTCCCCTTCGAGCCACATTCAGGATAAGCTTACCTGGAAGGGAATCACCGAGCTTACAAGCGTAGGTATGGACCTGTCTAAAGAAGGTATTGTGGCCGCAGCCAAAGCATATCCTCATGCCCTCTGGTGTGTTGCTGATCTCGCTCATTGCCCATTTGCAAATCAACAATTTGACGGTATACTCAATATTTTATCCCCTTCCAATTATGCTGAATTTAAAAGGATTCTTTCGGAGGATGGCTGCATTCTAAAGGTCATTCCCGAACCATATTATCTTCAGGAATTGAGATGCTTGTATGAACAGAAAAAGCCAACTTATTCAAATGACAATATATTAAGCCGGTTTAAAGATAGCTTTAATCTTCTATCCGCCGAACGAGTAACCTATCGCTTTATGCTAAATGCCGACCTTGTGGAGCCTTTGCTCCATATGACTCCCTTATCGTGGGGAGCTACGGAAGCAGACTGGCAGCGAATGCAGGAAATAGATTTACCGTATGTCACCGTAGATTTACTCATCTTATGCGGTAAAAAATAA
- a CDS encoding SGNH/GDSL hydrolase family protein produces MSHNKRLKTFPLAKAKHVKVHGRTTPTLTPLTLFWTGSGIELNMKGSELWIEIEADYQVYEPWISIVINGVPMSRLMVTAGRHWICLLRGLNSDTVKNVRLVKDAQPMSSDPRCLLQIHALKVDGELLPVPNKPLKVEFVGDSITSGEGTIGAKEETDWVPMLFTALRNYTAITAEALNADYRVFSQSGWGVLTSWDNNPHGNIPAYYEQICGVLIGERNEALGAFADHDFTSWQPDVVVVNLGTNDGGAFYSPAWTDPVSGKVYKQRLNEDGTFNEEDVQAFENATERFLVKLRNCNPTAHIVWAYGMLGTPMMSAIYRAVDAYKKKTRDRSVSVFQLPNTTEETIGSRSHPGLLAHTKAADELTQYLQEILKN; encoded by the coding sequence ATGTCGCATAACAAGAGATTGAAGACATTTCCACTTGCAAAAGCAAAGCATGTAAAGGTTCATGGCCGAACTACGCCAACACTTACACCTCTTACTCTATTTTGGACAGGCAGCGGCATTGAATTAAATATGAAAGGCTCAGAGCTATGGATTGAAATAGAAGCCGATTATCAGGTGTATGAGCCCTGGATCAGTATTGTCATCAATGGTGTCCCGATGAGTCGTCTGATGGTGACCGCTGGTCGGCATTGGATCTGTCTTTTGAGAGGATTGAACTCTGACACGGTCAAAAATGTCCGTCTCGTCAAGGATGCCCAGCCTATGAGCTCGGACCCGCGCTGCTTGTTGCAAATTCATGCCCTAAAGGTTGACGGAGAATTGCTGCCGGTCCCTAATAAGCCCCTCAAAGTAGAGTTTGTCGGGGACAGCATTACTTCGGGAGAAGGAACGATTGGAGCGAAGGAGGAGACCGACTGGGTTCCTATGCTGTTCACGGCTCTACGCAATTATACAGCCATAACAGCCGAGGCACTGAATGCGGATTACCGAGTATTCTCACAAAGCGGATGGGGTGTGCTAACAAGCTGGGATAACAATCCACATGGGAACATACCGGCATATTATGAGCAAATATGCGGTGTGCTCATCGGAGAGAGAAATGAAGCATTAGGAGCATTTGCCGATCATGATTTTACCTCTTGGCAACCGGACGTGGTCGTAGTGAACTTAGGGACTAATGACGGTGGAGCCTTTTATTCTCCAGCATGGACAGACCCAGTAAGTGGGAAAGTGTATAAGCAACGTTTGAATGAGGATGGCACATTTAATGAAGAAGACGTACAAGCTTTTGAAAACGCTACCGAACGCTTTCTTGTCAAGCTTCGGAATTGCAATCCTACTGCCCATATTGTATGGGCCTATGGGATGCTTGGTACTCCGATGATGTCAGCGATCTATCGGGCGGTCGATGCGTACAAGAAAAAAACGAGGGATCGCAGTGTGTCCGTATTCCAACTGCCCAACACGACAGAAGAAACGATAGGATCTCGCAGCCATCCCGGACTCCTCGCCCATACCAAAGCGGCAGACGAGTTGACTCAGTATTTGCAAGAAATTTTAAAGAATTAG
- a CDS encoding polysaccharide biosynthesis protein, whose translation MFKGKKLLVTGGTGSWGQRLTAELLKEEPTEIRIFSRGEFAQIAMERQFQSDPRLNFMIGDIRDLQALREACRGVDYVFHLAALKHVPVCEKQPEEAFKTNVHGTENVIRASIEQGVAKVIDVSTDKAVDPVNVYGMTKAIGERLMIRANALSERTRFVCIRGGNVLGTSGSVVPLFKRQIAEGQDLTLTSPDMTRFFLTLGEAIGLLLKASVTAIGGEILVMKMKGCNIADLAEVMKEQAGQPKLKVKEIGIRGGEKLHEVLISPYEVPHTYRYDDRYFVILPQQADKRLLSQYGGLERVNFEQYRSDDELMDRAGIAELLQGME comes from the coding sequence TTGTTCAAAGGAAAAAAACTGCTGGTGACCGGAGGAACGGGATCTTGGGGGCAACGCCTGACGGCTGAATTGCTGAAGGAGGAGCCGACAGAAATTCGTATTTTCTCACGCGGTGAATTTGCACAGATTGCCATGGAGCGGCAATTTCAGTCTGATCCCCGGCTAAATTTCATGATTGGAGATATTCGGGACCTTCAGGCATTACGGGAGGCTTGTCGCGGGGTAGATTATGTGTTCCATTTGGCAGCATTAAAACATGTCCCTGTGTGTGAGAAACAGCCGGAAGAGGCTTTCAAGACGAACGTACATGGTACGGAAAATGTGATTCGGGCCAGCATAGAGCAGGGAGTCGCCAAGGTCATTGATGTCTCTACAGACAAGGCGGTAGACCCGGTGAATGTATATGGGATGACGAAGGCGATTGGCGAAAGATTGATGATCCGCGCCAACGCCTTAAGTGAACGTACTCGCTTTGTGTGTATTCGCGGCGGCAACGTGCTCGGAACGAGTGGAAGTGTCGTGCCTCTGTTCAAGCGCCAGATCGCGGAAGGACAGGATTTAACGCTGACGAGCCCAGATATGACACGTTTCTTCCTCACGCTCGGAGAGGCGATTGGCTTACTGCTGAAGGCTTCTGTTACGGCGATTGGTGGAGAGATACTAGTCATGAAAATGAAGGGTTGCAATATTGCGGATTTGGCAGAAGTGATGAAAGAACAGGCGGGGCAGCCTAAGTTAAAAGTGAAGGAAATTGGTATACGTGGTGGGGAAAAGCTACATGAGGTGCTGATTTCGCCCTATGAGGTGCCGCACACGTATCGCTATGATGATCGTTATTTTGTTATTCTTCCCCAGCAAGCAGACAAGCGTTTGTTGAGTCAATATGGTGGATTGGAGCGGGTGAACTTCGAACAATATCGCTCGGACGATGAGTTAATGGATCGCGCTGGAATTGCTGAGTTACTGCAAGGTATGGAGTAA
- a CDS encoding YjfB family protein, with protein MDIAALSTGMSQASLAQAVSVKVLGMAKDQASEQGQALVQMMEKSVQPHLGGHLDIRA; from the coding sequence ATGGATATCGCAGCATTATCCACAGGTATGAGTCAGGCCAGCTTGGCTCAAGCCGTAAGTGTGAAGGTATTGGGTATGGCTAAGGATCAGGCCAGTGAACAAGGACAGGCTTTGGTACAGATGATGGAAAAAAGCGTACAACCGCATCTTGGGGGTCATCTGGACATCCGAGCATAA
- a CDS encoding glycosyltransferase family A protein, whose product MKRKIVIEINFNNYGMNPNRLTREWISERLDIFRTFTLRSLLNQTNTDFLSVVKLAGGCSDIVEEELAQREPIPEHIRFGTSIESKRRINAYIEGADELLIARIDSDDLYHQSFVQQLHDYKFQPDTVALVNQMGYLWDAVEGQMAPVFHHSPSFYVFRYQVEEFLNDYRVVIPGKGTHGYVTELPHEVIPLRNYVNVIHAANTSVKKVPAKDRLSENEMNAVLAEFLGTGIANS is encoded by the coding sequence ATGAAGCGCAAGATTGTGATTGAAATTAATTTTAATAACTATGGGATGAATCCCAACCGCCTGACACGTGAGTGGATCAGCGAGCGACTGGATATATTCAGAACCTTTACGCTGCGTAGTCTGCTCAATCAGACAAATACGGATTTTTTATCTGTCGTCAAGCTGGCGGGTGGATGCAGCGACATTGTGGAAGAGGAACTGGCCCAACGGGAGCCCATTCCTGAGCACATCCGTTTTGGTACGAGCATCGAAAGTAAACGTCGTATCAATGCGTACATCGAAGGAGCGGACGAACTGCTTATTGCTCGAATAGATTCCGACGATTTGTATCACCAATCCTTTGTACAACAGTTGCATGATTACAAGTTTCAACCGGATACGGTTGCGCTGGTAAATCAAATGGGTTACTTGTGGGATGCGGTTGAGGGGCAGATGGCACCTGTGTTTCACCACTCGCCTTCCTTTTATGTGTTCCGCTATCAAGTAGAGGAATTTCTGAATGATTACCGTGTCGTTATTCCTGGGAAAGGCACACACGGATATGTAACGGAGCTGCCGCATGAGGTGATTCCGCTTCGCAACTATGTGAATGTCATTCATGCCGCCAATACATCGGTGAAAAAGGTGCCGGCAAAGGATCGACTCTCAGAAAATGAAATGAACGCGGTGCTGGCTGAATTTTTGGGCACAGGCATTGCCAATTCGTAA
- a CDS encoding methyl-accepting chemotaxis protein, protein MKQLKRLKTLTLRKKLTAAFLLVMLVPSIIVGSFSYQAAYNQTDRQLQDSATSSVTASDRAVTQTIQAKLADLEYYSTTLTASDNSAEADDAILKRLQVYLKMHAEVVDMFVGTPEGKLIIGKAVGSTNDPRERPWYKQAMEKPGQTVISPVGLNTAKVPVVYISRTLPDNSGVLGLSLNLNNLKEITKLRIGQNGYIVIFDSTKRIVTHPTEVSGSTEMGEKTPQLFDSKEGSFDYNAAGVAKHLIFKTNELTGWKIAGTMDKSETRASAQPILLTTIVVLVIAAIIIGVLAMWLINSILKPIHRLRNSMDAISQGNLSINVATNSTDEIGELSRYFQQMVDNLRNMIREIQAMTGNLSASSQELAAGAEQTTRAIEHVTIAIQDVAAGSERQVDSAKDNQKRVSGMSADITAMTDTMAEMTTYSAQAIQASDAGSEHIGNSVISIDGIRTTVEELDTIVSALSDRSGRIGTIVTVITEIASQTNLLALNASIEAARAGEHGKGFAVVATEVRKLAENSAYSAQQIREQIQGIQSGVSEALVAMESAKERVTEGINSIDLSGRSFSRIRRAVAKSAKQLDNVAASTAGVANGTNAVVSSMEEITRIAEEAASHTETVSAAAEEQLASMEEIGSSAADLTRLAEQLQDLLTQFQLDETK, encoded by the coding sequence ATGAAACAACTGAAACGACTGAAAACATTAACACTACGCAAGAAATTGACAGCGGCATTCCTGCTGGTCATGCTTGTTCCTAGTATCATTGTGGGCTCTTTCTCTTATCAGGCAGCATATAACCAGACAGATCGCCAATTACAGGACAGTGCGACATCTAGCGTTACTGCATCTGATCGCGCAGTTACTCAAACGATTCAAGCCAAACTCGCCGATCTCGAATATTACTCCACAACATTGACAGCTAGTGATAACAGTGCTGAAGCAGATGATGCCATTCTAAAAAGATTACAAGTGTATTTGAAAATGCATGCGGAAGTTGTTGATATGTTTGTAGGCACTCCCGAAGGTAAACTCATTATCGGCAAAGCCGTAGGCTCCACAAACGATCCACGGGAGCGTCCGTGGTATAAACAGGCCATGGAGAAACCCGGTCAAACCGTAATCAGCCCTGTCGGGCTCAATACGGCCAAGGTCCCCGTTGTGTATATTTCACGTACACTTCCCGACAACAGCGGTGTTCTCGGTCTTTCTCTGAATTTGAATAATTTAAAAGAAATCACAAAGCTAAGAATCGGACAAAATGGCTATATTGTGATATTTGATAGTACCAAACGTATCGTTACTCACCCGACAGAAGTCAGCGGGAGTACCGAAATGGGAGAAAAAACGCCTCAATTGTTTGACTCCAAGGAGGGTAGCTTCGATTACAATGCCGCTGGTGTAGCTAAACATCTGATTTTCAAAACCAATGAGTTGACAGGCTGGAAAATTGCCGGAACGATGGACAAATCAGAAACCCGTGCCTCCGCCCAACCTATTCTTCTCACGACAATCGTAGTGTTGGTTATTGCAGCCATCATCATTGGTGTGCTCGCAATGTGGCTGATCAACAGTATCCTTAAACCCATCCATAGATTGCGTAATTCTATGGATGCTATCAGCCAAGGTAATCTATCGATTAACGTGGCTACGAACAGCACAGATGAAATTGGCGAGTTATCAAGATATTTCCAACAAATGGTGGATAACCTACGTAACATGATTAGAGAAATTCAAGCAATGACAGGTAATTTGTCAGCATCCTCGCAAGAGCTTGCCGCAGGTGCAGAACAAACGACCCGTGCCATCGAGCATGTGACCATAGCCATTCAAGATGTGGCTGCCGGCAGCGAACGTCAGGTAGACAGTGCTAAAGATAATCAGAAACGAGTTAGCGGCATGTCTGCTGACATTACAGCTATGACCGACACCATGGCAGAAATGACCACTTATTCCGCACAAGCTATTCAGGCGTCGGATGCAGGCAGTGAGCATATCGGCAATAGTGTCATCTCCATCGATGGAATTCGCACTACCGTGGAAGAGCTCGATACGATTGTCAGCGCTTTGAGTGACCGTTCCGGACGAATCGGGACGATTGTCACCGTCATTACGGAAATTGCTAGCCAGACTAATCTGCTCGCACTGAACGCTTCTATTGAAGCAGCGCGAGCTGGGGAGCATGGCAAAGGTTTTGCTGTCGTAGCAACAGAGGTCCGCAAGCTGGCTGAAAACTCAGCTTATTCCGCACAGCAAATTCGTGAACAGATTCAAGGGATACAGAGCGGTGTATCTGAAGCCCTGGTCGCTATGGAATCTGCCAAGGAACGCGTAACGGAAGGTATCAATTCCATTGATCTATCCGGTCGCTCCTTCTCGCGCATCCGTAGAGCAGTAGCCAAATCAGCGAAGCAGCTCGATAACGTGGCCGCTTCTACCGCGGGAGTTGCCAATGGAACGAATGCAGTCGTTAGCAGCATGGAGGAAATTACACGCATCGCTGAAGAAGCAGCATCTCATACAGAGACCGTGTCCGCAGCCGCAGAGGAACAGCTCGCCTCCATGGAAGAGATCGGTTCGTCTGCCGCAGATTTGACCCGTCTGGCAGAGCAGCTTCAAGATTTACTGACACAATTCCAATTGGATGAAACAAAATAA
- a CDS encoding dipeptidase, which yields MSYTEYFEKAREQQLGELQEWLSIPSISALSEHKKDINQAAEWLAAKLTAAGLENVEIIPTKGHPLVYADHLHAPGKPTILVYGHYDVQPVDPLHLWETPPFEPSIRDGKLYARGATDDKGQVFLHIKAVEAILKQEGKLPLNIKFCIEGEEEVSSPNLLEFLHTGAERLAADAVLVSDTSLIEKGKPAICTGLRGLCSLEVAIHTANTDLHSGSFGGGVPNALHALVSLLATLHDDKGRVSVEGFYNDVAPLSAEMREEFAKQGFNESKLQQDLALDSLYGEEGFSFVERVGARPTLELNGVYGGFQGEGTKTVIPKEAHAKITCRLVANQNPQDILDKIERHLRAHVQAGATLDIQQGEKANAFNIDPSHAFLQAAADAFEKVYGVRALFTKDGGSIPIVETFSRVLSAPVVLMGFGLPDENLHAPNEHFNLENFDKGLLTIVEFLKSV from the coding sequence ATGAGTTATACTGAATATTTTGAAAAAGCCAGAGAACAACAACTGGGCGAACTACAGGAATGGCTGTCCATTCCGAGTATCTCCGCATTATCGGAGCACAAAAAAGACATTAATCAAGCAGCCGAATGGCTGGCGGCCAAACTGACTGCTGCAGGCTTGGAAAACGTTGAAATTATTCCAACCAAAGGCCATCCGTTAGTGTACGCAGACCATTTGCATGCACCTGGCAAACCAACCATCCTTGTGTATGGACACTATGATGTGCAACCTGTGGACCCGCTTCACCTGTGGGAAACGCCACCGTTTGAGCCATCCATTCGCGATGGAAAATTGTATGCGCGCGGAGCGACAGACGATAAGGGGCAAGTTTTCTTGCACATTAAGGCGGTTGAGGCCATTTTGAAGCAGGAAGGCAAATTGCCGCTGAACATCAAGTTTTGCATTGAAGGCGAGGAAGAAGTGTCCAGTCCGAACCTGCTTGAGTTTTTGCACACCGGCGCTGAACGCCTAGCAGCTGATGCTGTACTGGTGTCTGACACCTCTCTGATCGAAAAAGGGAAGCCTGCGATTTGCACAGGTTTGCGCGGACTGTGCTCACTGGAAGTCGCCATTCACACGGCGAACACGGATCTTCATTCCGGCTCCTTCGGTGGCGGCGTGCCGAATGCCCTGCATGCTTTGGTGTCCCTGTTGGCAACCCTGCATGATGACAAAGGCCGCGTTAGCGTCGAAGGATTTTACAACGATGTTGCTCCATTATCGGCAGAGATGAGAGAAGAATTTGCGAAGCAAGGCTTCAATGAGAGCAAGCTGCAACAAGATCTTGCACTTGATTCGCTCTATGGCGAAGAAGGGTTTAGCTTCGTCGAGCGTGTTGGGGCTCGTCCTACACTGGAGCTGAACGGCGTATATGGCGGCTTCCAGGGTGAAGGTACGAAAACGGTCATTCCGAAGGAAGCTCACGCTAAGATCACTTGCCGCTTGGTAGCTAATCAGAATCCGCAAGATATTCTGGACAAAATCGAGCGCCATTTACGCGCACACGTTCAAGCAGGAGCTACCCTGGATATTCAACAAGGTGAGAAAGCGAACGCCTTTAACATCGACCCGTCACATGCGTTCTTACAAGCAGCAGCGGATGCCTTTGAGAAGGTATACGGTGTACGTGCCCTCTTTACCAAGGATGGAGGCTCCATTCCGATCGTGGAAACCTTCTCCCGTGTGCTGAGTGCTCCAGTTGTATTGATGGGCTTCGGCTTGCCAGATGAAAACCTGCATGCACCAAACGAACATTTTAATTTGGAGAATTTCGACAAGGGTCTGCTGACGATTGTGGAGTTTTTGAAATCTGTGTAA
- the efeO gene encoding iron uptake system protein EfeO encodes MKLRYAVPAGVLVSSILFAGCGQAGTADQQPAATSKDTGATTQTTTPAATAPNFDQAVAAYRTYATEQCDTFVKKTEEFTNAVKAGELDKAKALYAPARMYYERIEPIAEALGDLDPNIDARDGDVDAADWRGFHRIEKTLWEENTTKGLDEFSDRLLSDAKLLRAKVETVNIDASLMVTGAVELLNEVSTSKVTGEEERYSHTDLYDFAANVEGAQKIYDILKTDLNQKDAALEKQIGERFTALQQELAPFKDGEGYVSYTKLKPEEIKKLSQNLDALAEPLSQMGKLLGV; translated from the coding sequence ATGAAACTACGTTATGCCGTACCGGCCGGAGTGCTAGTCTCTTCTATTCTGTTTGCAGGTTGCGGACAAGCCGGAACTGCGGATCAGCAGCCCGCTGCAACATCCAAAGATACAGGAGCAACAACACAGACCACGACTCCTGCGGCGACTGCTCCCAATTTTGATCAAGCGGTTGCGGCTTACCGTACCTATGCAACCGAGCAATGTGATACGTTTGTAAAAAAGACGGAAGAATTCACGAACGCAGTCAAAGCTGGCGAGCTGGATAAAGCCAAGGCTTTGTATGCTCCAGCGCGTATGTACTATGAACGAATTGAACCGATTGCGGAAGCACTAGGCGATCTGGACCCGAATATTGACGCTCGTGACGGTGATGTGGATGCAGCGGATTGGCGCGGATTTCACCGTATTGAGAAAACATTATGGGAAGAAAACACCACCAAAGGATTGGACGAGTTTTCCGACCGCCTGCTGAGTGATGCCAAACTGCTGCGTGCCAAAGTAGAAACAGTTAACATTGATGCCAGCTTGATGGTAACAGGTGCAGTCGAGTTGCTGAATGAAGTATCTACCTCGAAGGTAACGGGTGAAGAAGAGCGTTATTCTCACACAGACTTGTACGACTTTGCGGCCAATGTAGAAGGTGCTCAAAAGATTTATGACATTTTGAAAACAGATCTGAACCAAAAAGACGCGGCGTTGGAAAAACAAATTGGTGAGCGCTTTACAGCCTTACAGCAGGAGCTGGCTCCTTTCAAAGACGGCGAAGGCTATGTATCGTATACCAAACTGAAACCGGAAGAAATTAAAAAGCTAAGCCAGAACCTTGATGCTTTGGCAGAACCGTTGTCCCAAATGGGGAAATTGTTAGGAGTGTAA